The following are encoded in a window of Gramella sp. MT6 genomic DNA:
- a CDS encoding immunity 26/phosphotriesterase HocA family protein has product MQFELNNDQRKYLGLELVSKDWEKVILKGDSYRPDSILYFDKNIIRKQIISSDIKYSETQYFEETNDKKLLLPKTNRGKPKKLTSATLETKTPIGVYFSFDPNGITIGNHSTQNTFYSTRFEEIKFKNIEDLKVWLEEWIANSSNEDLKQIQDFSNKKRKRVKLENGDFFRFKVDRRNYGFGRLIYDLRTLRKDQKFKSNKNYGIMNLMAQPLVIKVYHTISSTKEVDIDKIKKSEAFPSQYIMDNSLFYGDFEVLENQELEKSEYDFPISYSKSIHFDNFDKVYLQYGMIYKETSIKKFNKYLTREKSESNKEEGNNLLNIYPFRMESIGYDLNISKEILENSIRLNSNDPYWESNHYNIESDLRNPKNKKPKKEIFEHFGLDPTGTYYENLNK; this is encoded by the coding sequence ATGCAATTTGAATTAAACAATGACCAAAGGAAATATTTAGGATTAGAACTTGTCTCAAAAGATTGGGAGAAAGTAATCCTAAAAGGTGATAGCTACAGGCCAGACTCAATCTTGTACTTTGATAAAAATATTATTAGAAAGCAAATCATATCATCTGACATAAAATATTCAGAAACTCAATATTTTGAAGAAACCAATGATAAAAAGTTGCTTCTTCCAAAGACAAATAGAGGAAAACCTAAAAAACTAACTTCAGCAACTTTAGAAACAAAAACACCAATAGGAGTATATTTTAGTTTTGATCCAAATGGCATCACCATTGGAAACCACTCAACTCAAAACACTTTTTACTCAACCCGTTTTGAAGAAATTAAGTTTAAAAATATTGAAGATCTAAAAGTATGGTTGGAAGAATGGATAGCGAACTCATCGAATGAAGATTTAAAGCAAATTCAAGATTTTTCTAACAAAAAAAGAAAACGAGTAAAACTGGAAAATGGAGATTTTTTCAGATTCAAAGTTGACAGAAGAAATTACGGATTCGGACGTTTGATTTATGATTTAAGAACACTAAGAAAAGATCAAAAATTCAAATCAAATAAAAATTATGGTATAATGAATTTAATGGCTCAGCCGTTAGTCATAAAAGTTTATCATACTATTAGTTCTACTAAAGAAGTTGACATTGATAAAATAAAGAAATCAGAAGCTTTTCCTTCTCAATACATAATGGATAACTCCCTTTTCTATGGGGATTTTGAAGTCCTTGAAAATCAAGAATTAGAAAAATCAGAATACGATTTTCCCATTTCCTATTCAAAGAGTATTCATTTTGACAATTTTGACAAAGTATATCTTCAATATGGAATGATTTACAAGGAAACAAGTATTAAAAAATTTAATAAATATCTGACCAGGGAAAAATCAGAAAGCAATAAGGAAGAAGGTAACAATCTCTTAAATATTTATCCTTTTAGAATGGAGAGTATTGGATATGACCTGAACATTTCAAAAGAAATACTTGAAAATTCCATTAGATTAAACTCTAATGATCCGTATTGGGAATCCAATCACTATAACATAGAATCTGATTTAAGAAACCCAAAAAATAAAAAACCTAAAAAAGAAATTTTCGAACATTTCGGTCTTGATCCAACCGGAACTTACTACGAGAATTTGAACAAATAA
- a CDS encoding nuclear transport factor 2 family protein: protein MTKVISSPNCGNSPKMEFLKEFNIAFAKGNVEFITESVTDEIVWNIIGNKKIEGKEKFKEELEIMKSEKATELIIDQILSHGKEGATNGIMKMKNGKKYAFSDFYKFKGAKGAKIKSITSYVIAF from the coding sequence ATGACAAAAGTTATTTCTAGTCCTAATTGTGGAAACTCACCGAAAATGGAGTTTCTAAAAGAATTTAATATTGCCTTTGCAAAGGGAAACGTGGAATTTATTACGGAAAGTGTGACAGATGAAATTGTTTGGAATATAATTGGGAATAAAAAAATTGAGGGAAAAGAAAAATTTAAAGAGGAGTTGGAAATAATGAAATCCGAAAAGGCGACAGAATTGATAATTGACCAAATCTTATCGCACGGAAAAGAAGGAGCAACAAACGGAATTATGAAAATGAAAAACGGAAAAAAATATGCCTTCTCAGACTTTTACAAATTTAAAGGAGCAAAAGGTGCGAAAATAAAATCGATAACATCATACGTAATCGCATTTTAG
- a CDS encoding DUF2200 domain-containing protein: MNTTPEHDNRIAKMTFASVYPHYVTKIEKKGRTEKELITAIEWLTGYDKKQIQDQIDKKVTFEKFFDNAKLNENAHLIKGMICGYRIEDIETPLTKKVRYLDKLVDELAKGKKLEKILRTSSNS, translated from the coding sequence GTGAATACAACACCAGAACATGATAATAGAATTGCAAAAATGACTTTTGCATCCGTTTATCCACACTATGTGACAAAAATTGAGAAAAAAGGTAGAACAGAAAAGGAATTAATTACTGCAATTGAATGGTTAACAGGATATGATAAAAAGCAGATACAAGATCAGATCGATAAAAAAGTAACTTTTGAAAAATTCTTTGACAATGCTAAATTAAATGAAAATGCTCATTTGATTAAGGGTATGATTTGCGGATATAGAATTGAAGATATTGAAACACCTTTAACTAAAAAGGTCAGATATCTAGACAAATTGGTCGATGAATTGGCAAAAGGTAAAAAACTGGAAAAAATTTTAAGGACAAGTTCTAATTCATAG
- a CDS encoding sulfite exporter TauE/SafE family protein, translating to MELLEILGYFGALLIGVVLGLIGGGGSILTVPVLVYLMAVNPVTATAYSLFVVGTSSLVGALRNIPKKLIDFRTAVVFAIPAFIAVYLTRKFLVPAIPSEIFTVFDFTVTKNIGIMLFFAIIMVVASISMIREKENGRNVEVKKVTYNYPLIIIEGIVVGLLTGIVGAGGGFLIIPALVLLAKLPMKKAVATSLLIIAVKSLIGFIGDVENMEIEWTFLLIFTGLSIAGIWLGVYLNKFIDGKKLKKGFGWFVLLMGIYIIWSELY from the coding sequence ATGGAATTATTAGAAATACTGGGATACTTTGGTGCGCTTTTAATAGGAGTGGTATTAGGATTAATAGGGGGCGGAGGTTCAATACTTACTGTGCCTGTACTTGTTTATTTAATGGCAGTGAATCCGGTTACGGCTACCGCTTATTCATTATTTGTGGTAGGTACTTCCTCACTAGTAGGTGCCTTAAGGAATATCCCTAAGAAACTTATAGATTTTAGGACTGCGGTGGTTTTTGCAATCCCTGCATTTATAGCGGTTTATCTCACCAGGAAATTTCTGGTGCCCGCCATACCATCGGAGATTTTCACAGTTTTTGACTTTACGGTAACCAAAAACATTGGTATCATGCTGTTCTTCGCCATCATCATGGTGGTCGCTTCTATATCCATGATCAGGGAAAAGGAGAACGGTAGAAATGTGGAAGTAAAAAAAGTTACTTATAACTATCCACTAATAATTATAGAAGGGATTGTGGTTGGGCTTTTAACCGGGATCGTTGGAGCAGGAGGAGGCTTTTTGATCATACCTGCCCTGGTTCTTCTGGCAAAATTACCCATGAAGAAAGCGGTAGCGACCTCTTTACTTATCATTGCCGTAAAATCGCTAATAGGTTTTATTGGTGATGTAGAGAATATGGAAATTGAATGGACTTTCTTACTGATATTTACAGGACTTTCTATTGCAGGGATCTGGCTTGGCGTGTATTTAAATAAATTTATAGACGGTAAAAAGCTGAAAAAAGGGTTTGGTTGGTTCGTTCTGCTAATGGGTATCTATATAATATGGAGTGAATTATATTAA
- a CDS encoding Crp/Fnr family transcriptional regulator has translation MRKELEEAYGFLFEKELLDEIVEYGTLKTAAAGDKIIEIGDYVTGMPLLIKGAIKILREDNDGDELLLYFLERGDTCAMTLSCCLGQTKSEIRAVAETDTTFIMIPISKMEEWTAKYRSWRNFVFESYHSRLSEMMDAIDAIAFMNMDERLMRYLRDKAKINGDEVIHSTHQQIAYDMHTSRVVISRLLKKLELDKKISLQRNQIKVIDL, from the coding sequence ATGCGTAAAGAACTGGAAGAAGCTTATGGTTTTCTTTTTGAAAAAGAGCTTCTGGACGAGATAGTAGAGTACGGAACTCTCAAAACTGCAGCTGCAGGAGATAAGATCATCGAAATAGGTGATTACGTTACGGGAATGCCCCTGCTAATAAAAGGCGCCATTAAGATCTTAAGGGAAGATAATGACGGTGATGAACTTTTATTATATTTCCTGGAACGTGGCGATACCTGCGCTATGACCTTAAGTTGCTGCCTGGGACAAACAAAAAGCGAGATTCGTGCTGTGGCCGAAACAGACACCACTTTTATAATGATCCCCATTTCAAAAATGGAGGAGTGGACCGCAAAATATAGATCCTGGCGTAATTTCGTTTTTGAATCCTATCATTCCCGTCTTTCCGAAATGATGGATGCCATCGATGCTATCGCCTTTATGAATATGGATGAACGCCTTATGCGCTATCTGCGTGATAAGGCTAAGATCAACGGCGATGAGGTTATTCATAGTACTCATCAGCAAATAGCTTATGATATGCATACATCCCGGGTGGTTATTTCCAGGTTACTGAAGAAGCTGGAGCTGGATAAAAAGATATCCCTGCAACGAAACCAGATCAAAGTAATAGATCTATAA
- a CDS encoding IS110 family transposase, with the protein MNKIKHFYGVDISKSFFDVIDQDGKHDQFSNDVKGFKCLLKFIKKDSLVVMEATGYYHYRLAQYLYEKGITVSVVNPLSVKRFIQMKLSKVKTDKSDARAICEYAQANKVPLYTARNSVQAECLQLLSLQDLYLKQRTAVKNKIHGEKALGIPSKTVSRSLTRMLKQLEKELTQLESKLESLVSETQKDQLEQLTSIPGMGKKTAMLLIVITDGFSSFENARQLCCYSGLTPTIRQSGTSVRGRSRISKVGNRKLRNLLFLCSFTACKHNKACSELYERIVEQGKSKKLALIAVCNKLLKQAFAIAKSGTYYQENYMSKLA; encoded by the coding sequence ATGAATAAAATTAAACATTTTTACGGAGTAGACATTAGTAAATCGTTCTTTGATGTAATTGATCAGGATGGAAAGCATGATCAGTTCTCTAATGATGTAAAAGGCTTTAAATGCTTGCTGAAGTTTATTAAGAAAGACAGTTTGGTAGTTATGGAAGCCACTGGTTATTATCATTACAGATTAGCTCAGTATCTGTATGAGAAAGGTATAACGGTGTCGGTTGTGAATCCACTTTCGGTGAAGCGTTTTATTCAGATGAAGCTCTCCAAGGTCAAGACCGATAAAAGTGATGCCAGAGCGATCTGTGAATATGCCCAAGCCAATAAAGTTCCTTTATATACGGCTAGAAATTCTGTTCAGGCAGAATGTTTGCAGCTTCTGAGTCTTCAGGATCTTTACCTAAAACAACGCACTGCTGTGAAGAACAAGATCCATGGAGAGAAAGCCCTGGGAATCCCCTCAAAGACTGTAAGTAGATCGCTTACCCGAATGCTGAAGCAATTAGAGAAGGAATTAACCCAGCTGGAATCAAAGTTGGAATCATTAGTCAGCGAAACTCAAAAGGATCAACTGGAGCAGTTAACCAGCATTCCAGGAATGGGAAAGAAGACGGCGATGCTATTGATTGTAATTACTGATGGATTTAGCAGTTTTGAGAATGCGCGGCAACTTTGTTGTTATAGTGGGCTAACACCAACGATCAGACAATCCGGAACCAGTGTAAGAGGGCGTAGCCGAATCAGCAAAGTAGGGAACCGGAAACTGCGAAACCTGCTATTCCTCTGTAGCTTTACCGCTTGTAAACATAACAAGGCCTGCAGCGAACTTTATGAACGCATTGTGGAACAAGGAAAGAGTAAGAAACTGGCACTGATTGCCGTGTGTAACAAGCTACTAAAACAGGCTTTTGCCATAGCCAAATCAGGAACTTATTACCAGGAAAATTATATGTCGAAATTAGCTTAG
- a CDS encoding MarC family protein translates to MNEIVTTILFLIAVIDPLGSVPVYLEATKQLDKTYRKRVAVRASVIAFLILLLFIVVGQIVLDGMEVSLDAFQISGGVILFLFALTMIFGDGKPESEKHLIKDYKHVTIFPVAIPSIASPGAIMAVVLMTDNNLYTIQQQAITTFLVFIVIAVTCLLLLVANKVKERVGEYGITVVSKIMGLILASYAVQSILSGLRDFFVVLK, encoded by the coding sequence ATGAACGAAATTGTAACTACTATTCTTTTTTTAATTGCTGTTATCGATCCATTAGGCTCTGTACCAGTATATTTAGAAGCAACTAAACAATTAGATAAAACCTATAGAAAACGAGTAGCAGTTAGAGCATCTGTAATTGCATTTTTGATCCTTTTATTATTTATCGTAGTTGGACAAATAGTCTTGGATGGAATGGAGGTTTCTTTGGATGCCTTCCAGATATCAGGCGGAGTAATCCTATTCTTGTTTGCTCTAACTATGATATTTGGGGATGGCAAACCAGAATCAGAAAAGCATTTAATTAAGGATTATAAACACGTAACCATTTTTCCTGTTGCGATTCCATCAATAGCATCCCCAGGGGCGATTATGGCTGTTGTTTTAATGACAGATAATAATTTATACACAATACAACAACAAGCTATCACAACATTTCTAGTATTTATTGTAATTGCAGTTACATGTTTATTATTACTTGTCGCAAACAAAGTGAAAGAAAGGGTTGGTGAATATGGAATTACTGTAGTCAGTAAAATAATGGGACTAATTTTAGCATCATATGCAGTTCAGAGTATTTTATCTGGCCTTAGAGATTTCTTTGTGGTTTTAAAGTGA
- a CDS encoding tetratricopeptide repeat protein: MRTEFDNEILEEYDSFVISEEFEKEQIRKNIREKLLNNKEELNSENYQILGLLDYESNDWKKYSNRIIENFTKSIEKDKTNFLAQLYLGHIYQDIGKLEKALEVYLKVDSKALKKFQLWRYVKLLEQIGYCTYKLGNESSGIVFFEKVLKWYKQTPKNEHLARPTELLNCLPDNHKIVKEIKLIEDYL, encoded by the coding sequence ATGAGAACCGAATTTGATAATGAAATTTTAGAAGAATATGATTCGTTTGTTATTTCTGAAGAATTTGAAAAAGAGCAAATAAGAAAAAATATTCGAGAGAAACTTTTAAATAATAAAGAAGAACTAAATTCTGAAAATTATCAAATATTAGGTTTACTAGATTATGAAAGTAATGATTGGAAAAAATATTCAAATCGAATAATTGAAAATTTTACTAAATCAATTGAAAAAGATAAAACCAATTTTTTAGCTCAATTATATTTAGGACATATTTATCAAGATATTGGAAAGTTGGAAAAAGCACTCGAAGTTTATTTAAAAGTAGATTCTAAAGCTTTGAAAAAATTTCAGTTATGGAGATATGTAAAACTTTTAGAACAAATTGGTTATTGTACTTACAAATTAGGGAACGAATCTTCGGGAATTGTATTTTTTGAAAAAGTACTTAAATGGTATAAACAGACACCCAAAAATGAGCATTTAGCTAGACCAACGGAACTCTTGAATTGTTTACCTGACAATCATAAAATCGTAAAAGAAATTAAACTAATTGAAGATTATTTATAA
- a CDS encoding cytochrome ubiquinol oxidase subunit I, translating to MENLDYARLQMAFTLGFHIIFACIGMVMPFFMVVAHRKWLNTKKPVYLKLTKAWQKGVAIFFVTGAVSGTALSFELGMLWPEFMKHAGPVIGMPFSLEGAAFFVEAIALGFYLYGWNKLPETFHWITGIIVGISGVASGILVVSANAWMNSPAGFDVVNGEFINIDPVAAFLNDAWFTQALHMTLAAFAATGFAVAGIHAFQILRNNKPELHKEAFKIAIFFGAVAALLQPLSGDLSAKDVAERQPVKLAAMEAHYETQKSAPLYIGGIVDEENKEVNHKIEIPGALSFLAFGDFDAEVKGLNDFPEDVIPPVSVVHYAFQTMVGIGSLMMIAALIFFISLKKKSWLQNRKYWWLFAVLSPLGFVAVEAGWVVTEVGRQPWIVYNIMKTSEAVTPMPGLKYSFFLYVTVYIILAITVTWLMKRQIKVLNNSIG from the coding sequence ATGGAAAATCTCGATTACGCCAGACTTCAAATGGCATTTACCCTCGGCTTTCATATTATTTTTGCATGTATTGGTATGGTGATGCCTTTTTTTATGGTCGTTGCCCATAGAAAGTGGTTGAATACTAAGAAGCCGGTATATCTCAAACTAACCAAAGCCTGGCAAAAAGGAGTGGCTATTTTCTTCGTTACCGGTGCCGTTTCCGGAACCGCGCTTTCCTTTGAACTGGGAATGCTCTGGCCAGAATTTATGAAACACGCTGGTCCTGTGATAGGAATGCCTTTTTCACTTGAAGGAGCCGCCTTTTTTGTTGAGGCTATCGCCCTTGGATTTTATCTCTATGGATGGAATAAACTTCCAGAAACTTTTCACTGGATCACTGGAATAATCGTGGGAATATCTGGAGTAGCCTCAGGTATATTAGTGGTTTCAGCAAATGCTTGGATGAATTCCCCGGCTGGATTCGATGTAGTAAATGGAGAATTCATAAATATAGATCCTGTAGCAGCATTTCTAAACGATGCTTGGTTTACGCAGGCCCTGCATATGACCCTTGCTGCATTTGCCGCCACTGGTTTTGCAGTTGCCGGGATTCATGCTTTCCAGATTCTTAGAAATAATAAACCTGAACTTCACAAAGAGGCCTTTAAGATCGCCATATTTTTTGGAGCAGTAGCCGCTTTGCTTCAACCCTTGAGTGGTGATCTTTCTGCAAAAGATGTAGCAGAAAGGCAGCCGGTAAAACTTGCCGCTATGGAAGCGCATTATGAAACCCAGAAATCTGCTCCCCTTTACATAGGCGGTATTGTAGATGAAGAAAATAAAGAGGTTAATCATAAGATTGAAATTCCCGGTGCCTTGTCTTTCCTTGCTTTTGGAGATTTTGATGCTGAGGTAAAGGGATTAAATGATTTCCCTGAAGATGTCATTCCACCGGTATCGGTAGTGCATTATGCATTTCAAACCATGGTGGGGATTGGATCATTAATGATGATCGCGGCCCTTATTTTCTTTATTAGTCTGAAGAAAAAAAGCTGGCTGCAAAATCGTAAATACTGGTGGCTTTTCGCAGTGCTGAGTCCGCTAGGTTTTGTAGCTGTAGAAGCAGGATGGGTAGTTACCGAGGTTGGAAGACAACCCTGGATCGTTTATAACATCATGAAGACTTCTGAAGCTGTCACTCCAATGCCTGGATTAAAATATAGTTTTTTCCTTTATGTCACCGTTTACATCATTCTCGCAATTACCGTGACCTGGCTAATGAAAAGACAGATCAAAGTTCTTAATAATTCAATAGGATGA
- the xerA gene encoding site-specific tyrosine recombinase/integron integrase, with amino-acid sequence MEKIVLEDFVHLNSAQIGIGFGYDRAMIDHLKKLEGVSWSNIFGTFYIKASKQNLDRLFKHLNGQGFFVDYSNLDILRLPEDETKLFTVETERPEIQDFKKYLYGQRYSESTIETYTYFTEKFLKYHRFKRNYTLADVDRFVENEIALKDYSISTHRQCISALKHYFELTEQEAIDTAHLKRPDKSKFLPGVLSKEEVFDLLRATRNIKHRCILALIYSSGLRIGELLNLQLRDIDVDRRQILIRQAKGRKDRYVMLAETILPLFYNYLQTYMPKKYFAEGQNDQQYSSSAVRSFLKDSCRRARIKKRVTPHTLRHSYATHMLENGIDLRYIQELLGHSRPETTMIYTHVTQKDLSRIKSPLDVSIKELMERSNADPNLRLSRNILE; translated from the coding sequence ATGGAGAAGATAGTTTTAGAGGACTTTGTGCATTTGAATAGTGCACAGATAGGAATTGGGTTTGGGTATGACCGGGCAATGATAGATCATTTAAAAAAGCTGGAAGGAGTATCCTGGAGCAATATCTTTGGAACATTTTATATTAAGGCGAGTAAACAAAATCTGGATAGGCTTTTTAAACATTTAAACGGCCAGGGCTTTTTTGTAGATTATTCTAACCTTGATATTTTAAGGTTACCTGAAGACGAGACCAAACTTTTTACAGTCGAAACCGAGAGACCGGAAATTCAGGATTTCAAAAAGTATCTGTATGGGCAGCGCTATAGTGAAAGTACCATTGAAACCTATACATACTTCACTGAAAAGTTCCTTAAATACCATCGGTTCAAAAGGAATTATACCCTGGCCGATGTAGATCGTTTTGTTGAAAATGAGATCGCTTTAAAAGATTATTCGATAAGTACCCACAGGCAGTGTATTAGCGCACTCAAGCATTATTTTGAACTTACAGAGCAAGAAGCCATAGATACAGCACATCTAAAAAGGCCTGATAAAAGCAAATTCCTTCCCGGTGTTCTAAGCAAAGAAGAGGTTTTTGACCTGCTTAGGGCAACCCGAAATATAAAGCATCGCTGTATCCTGGCGCTTATTTATTCTTCTGGTCTCAGGATTGGCGAGTTGCTGAATTTACAACTTCGCGATATAGATGTAGACCGCCGGCAAATTCTTATAAGGCAGGCTAAGGGCAGAAAGGACAGGTATGTGATGTTAGCAGAAACTATTCTGCCTTTATTTTATAATTACCTGCAGACTTATATGCCGAAAAAGTATTTTGCTGAAGGCCAGAATGACCAGCAATATTCATCTTCTGCGGTGCGAAGTTTTCTGAAAGATTCCTGTCGCAGAGCCAGGATAAAGAAAAGGGTTACACCGCATACTTTAAGGCACAGCTATGCCACTCACATGCTGGAAAACGGGATCGATCTCAGGTATATTCAGGAATTACTGGGGCATTCCAGGCCCGAGACCACCATGATATACACGCATGTGACGCAGAAGGATCTTTCGCGGATCAAGAGTCCGTTAGATGTAAGCATAAAGGAACTCATGGAGCGTTCTAATGCAGACCCAAACCTGCGCTTATCCCGGAACATACTCGAATAA
- a CDS encoding NAD-dependent succinate-semialdehyde dehydrogenase, whose product MSDEKKLKTINPATGKAIKEYDQMTDKEMNKAIEDCHKAFLEWKTKPAEERAKIIKNIGKKLDEYKDDLAELMTQEMGKLVNQGKQEVELCSGICDYTAANGPDSLKDEERELPEGGKGFITYSPLGVIYGIQPWNFPSYQVVRYSIANLMAGNGVLLKHAENVTGSALMLEKIYLEAGLPENLFKVLLISHDQSDAIIENDLVRGVTLTGSPGAGKIIGKKAGEALKKTVLELGSNDAYLVLEDADIELAVETCVKGRLYNNGETCVAAKRFVVVDKVYDKFKDAFVKQMSNIKAGDPTKDDSDIGPMARKDLRDELHEQVEESVKKGAKILCGGKMPEGDGYYYPATVLGDLKPGMPAYDDELFGPVASLIKAKDDEDAMRIANDSRFGLGGGIFSKDEERAKELAKNHFDTGMVFINSFGLAKPNMPFGGVKDSGYGREHGTFGLHEFVNVKAVMLA is encoded by the coding sequence ATGTCTGACGAAAAAAAGCTAAAAACCATTAATCCTGCTACCGGTAAAGCGATCAAGGAATATGATCAAATGACCGACAAGGAAATGAACAAGGCCATTGAAGATTGCCATAAAGCATTTTTAGAGTGGAAAACCAAACCGGCTGAAGAACGAGCAAAGATCATTAAGAATATTGGTAAAAAGCTCGATGAATATAAAGACGACCTGGCAGAACTCATGACCCAGGAAATGGGGAAACTGGTTAACCAGGGAAAACAGGAAGTGGAACTTTGTAGCGGCATTTGCGATTACACCGCAGCGAACGGCCCGGATAGTCTAAAGGATGAGGAAAGAGAACTACCCGAAGGAGGAAAAGGCTTTATTACTTATTCTCCGCTTGGAGTAATTTATGGGATTCAGCCGTGGAATTTTCCAAGCTACCAGGTAGTGAGATATTCTATTGCCAATTTAATGGCTGGAAATGGTGTGTTACTTAAACATGCTGAAAATGTTACAGGAAGTGCATTAATGCTAGAAAAGATCTACCTCGAGGCCGGGTTACCCGAAAACCTTTTTAAGGTATTGCTTATTTCTCACGATCAAAGTGATGCAATTATAGAAAATGACCTTGTACGCGGAGTTACTTTAACTGGTAGCCCAGGTGCCGGGAAAATTATTGGTAAGAAAGCCGGAGAAGCACTTAAGAAAACTGTGCTCGAATTGGGTAGTAATGACGCCTACCTGGTTCTGGAAGATGCCGACATAGAACTGGCGGTTGAAACCTGTGTTAAAGGAAGATTATATAACAATGGAGAAACCTGTGTAGCTGCAAAAAGATTTGTAGTGGTAGATAAGGTTTACGATAAATTCAAAGATGCTTTTGTAAAACAGATGTCTAATATAAAAGCCGGAGATCCTACGAAAGATGATAGCGATATAGGACCTATGGCTAGAAAAGATCTTAGGGATGAATTACATGAACAGGTAGAAGAAAGCGTTAAAAAAGGAGCAAAGATCCTTTGTGGTGGTAAGATGCCAGAGGGTGACGGATATTATTATCCAGCCACAGTTCTGGGTGACCTAAAGCCAGGAATGCCGGCTTATGACGATGAGCTTTTTGGACCTGTAGCTTCTCTGATCAAGGCTAAAGATGACGAGGATGCCATGCGCATTGCCAATGACAGTAGATTTGGACTTGGTGGAGGTATCTTCTCTAAAGATGAAGAAAGAGCTAAGGAACTGGCGAAAAATCATTTTGATACCGGAATGGTATTTATTAACTCCTTTGGCCTGGCTAAACCAAATATGCCTTTTGGAGGAGTAAAAGATTCTGGTTATGGTAGAGAACACGGAACCTTCGGTCTACATGAATTCGTTAATGTGAAAGCGGTAATGCTCGCATAA
- a CDS encoding helix-turn-helix domain-containing protein: MKTPVLNIDQFKNSELTDKVYVNIFSDHLKNNKGLISRPHSHNFYLCVFFTKGAGTHEIDFNSYEIKPGKVFFLKPGQTHFWKFDTSPEGYIFFHSKEFYEMYSLMHRLSVFPFYYSHQNVPILDIGIKPEIELVFQHLYEEYSSTKLLRELKILSCINDIYISLTRRYTSDINFTNYSNSGYFRILEKLENAINSDFEKEKLPKYYASLLNITPKHLNRVVKESLDKTTSELISERVILEAKRLIVQSNDSLSGIAEDLGFSDYAYFSRYFKSKTGTSPLEFKNIYKR, translated from the coding sequence ATGAAAACACCCGTTCTTAATATAGATCAGTTCAAGAACTCTGAACTTACAGATAAAGTCTATGTTAATATATTTTCAGATCACCTGAAAAATAACAAAGGCTTGATTAGTAGACCTCATAGTCATAATTTCTATTTATGTGTATTCTTTACCAAAGGTGCCGGAACTCACGAAATAGATTTTAATAGCTATGAAATAAAGCCTGGCAAAGTATTCTTCTTAAAACCTGGTCAAACGCATTTCTGGAAGTTTGATACATCTCCTGAAGGATATATCTTTTTTCATTCCAAAGAATTTTACGAGATGTATTCTCTTATGCATAGATTAAGTGTTTTTCCATTTTATTATTCTCATCAGAATGTTCCGATTTTGGATATTGGCATAAAGCCTGAAATAGAGTTGGTCTTTCAGCACCTTTATGAAGAATATTCCAGTACTAAACTTCTAAGAGAATTGAAGATTTTGAGCTGCATCAATGATATTTATATCAGTTTAACCAGGCGCTACACCTCAGACATTAATTTTACTAATTATTCAAACTCGGGATATTTTAGAATTCTCGAAAAGTTAGAAAATGCGATCAATTCAGATTTTGAAAAAGAAAAACTGCCGAAGTATTATGCCAGTTTATTGAATATTACTCCTAAGCATTTGAATCGTGTTGTAAAGGAATCACTTGATAAAACCACTTCCGAACTAATTTCTGAAAGGGTTATTCTGGAAGCTAAGAGATTAATTGTGCAATCAAATGATTCCTTATCCGGAATTGCTGAAGATTTGGGATTTTCCGATTATGCTTATTTCTCAAGATATTTTAAATCGAAAACCGGCACATCACCCTTAGAATTTAAAAATATCTATAAAAGATAA
- a CDS encoding DUF983 domain-containing protein codes for MNERCPNCNLKFEKETGFFFGAMFVSYALAVTEMIACLVLFWVMIDLSPLYVFLIVVFIAFLTSTFNFRLSRTIWIYLFN; via the coding sequence ATGAATGAAAGATGTCCTAATTGCAATCTAAAATTTGAAAAAGAAACAGGCTTCTTTTTCGGCGCCATGTTTGTAAGCTACGCTCTTGCAGTTACGGAAATGATTGCATGCCTTGTCTTATTTTGGGTAATGATAGATCTTTCCCCTTTATACGTTTTTCTAATTGTTGTATTCATTGCATTTCTAACCAGCACCTTTAATTTTCGATTATCCCGAACCATATGGATCTATTTGTTTAATTAA